One segment of Pantoea sp. Lij88 DNA contains the following:
- a CDS encoding AraC family transcriptional regulator, whose product MSRYQTFDMLQRHKAQLRDQVQLNNGIQLAAWFNSGDRVTNLSDHHTLSLYVAGGYDTWHKTAHGWRNGGAPDRFCLMPAGTESTWDLRADLAFVHLYCSENQLRQLAEQVWDRSPAQLNLHEKVFSTDDRITQLYRHFLLSSDWQQPASQLTLSSASTLLLTHLLQHYSEVKWQLPQVRGGLAPAVLRRVLEFIETHLDQPLTLAVLAQEAALSEFHFARMFRHTTGEAPHQFVMRRRMDRARMLLARPDLMLTDIALQCGFHSSAHFSHRFRQVYSMTPSACRRGKG is encoded by the coding sequence ATGAGTCGTTACCAGACCTTTGACATGCTGCAACGCCACAAAGCACAACTGCGCGATCAGGTGCAACTTAACAACGGCATTCAGCTGGCGGCCTGGTTTAACAGTGGCGATCGCGTCACCAACCTCAGCGATCATCACACCCTGAGTCTTTATGTCGCGGGCGGCTACGATACCTGGCATAAAACCGCACACGGCTGGCGTAACGGGGGCGCACCGGATCGTTTTTGTCTGATGCCGGCAGGCACGGAATCGACATGGGATCTGCGTGCCGATCTCGCTTTTGTTCATCTCTATTGCAGCGAGAACCAGCTGCGACAGCTGGCCGAACAGGTCTGGGACCGCAGCCCGGCGCAGTTAAATCTGCATGAGAAAGTTTTTTCCACTGATGACCGCATCACCCAACTCTATCGGCACTTCCTGCTGAGCAGCGACTGGCAACAGCCCGCCAGCCAGCTGACGTTGAGCAGCGCATCAACACTGCTGCTCACCCATCTGCTGCAGCACTACAGTGAAGTAAAGTGGCAACTGCCCCAGGTGCGGGGTGGACTGGCTCCAGCGGTATTGCGGCGGGTTCTGGAATTTATTGAAACGCATCTCGACCAGCCTTTAACTCTGGCGGTGCTGGCGCAGGAAGCGGCATTAAGTGAGTTTCACTTTGCCCGCATGTTCCGTCACACCACGGGCGAAGCGCCGCACCAGTTTGTGATGCGCCGTCGTATGGATCGTGCACGGATGTTGCTTGCGCGGCCCGATCTGATGCTGACCGATATTGCCCTTCAGTGTGGTTTCCACTCTTCAGCGCACTTCAGCCACCGTTTCCGGCAGGTGTATAGCATGACGCCGTCGGCGTGTCGGCGGGGGAAGGGATGA
- the tssB gene encoding type VI secretion system contractile sheath small subunit, with protein MSDSSFQSEIPKARINLKLDLHTGGVSKKTELPLKLLVAGDFSNGQESASLSERQKVNLNKNNFDSVLSEYSPKVNLTVKNTLADDGSENSVSLIFRSMKDFTPEQVSRQIPQLKAMLSMRNLLRDLKANLLDNQAFRKELEKILLDPALSAELRAELSALAPKQP; from the coding sequence ATGTCTGATTCATCCTTTCAGTCCGAAATACCCAAGGCACGTATTAATTTAAAACTGGATTTGCATACGGGGGGCGTGAGCAAGAAAACAGAGCTCCCCCTGAAATTACTGGTGGCGGGCGACTTCAGTAATGGTCAGGAATCTGCATCACTGTCTGAGCGCCAAAAAGTTAATCTGAACAAAAATAATTTTGATTCTGTTCTTTCCGAATATTCCCCAAAAGTCAATCTGACCGTTAAAAACACGCTTGCTGATGACGGCAGTGAAAATAGTGTTTCACTGATATTCCGGAGCATGAAGGATTTCACTCCGGAGCAGGTCTCCCGTCAAATACCTCAGCTGAAAGCGATGCTTTCCATGCGCAACCTGCTTCGCGATTTAAAAGCGAACCTGCTGGACAATCAGGCTTTCCGAAAGGAGCTGGAAAAAATTCTGCTCGACCCGGCATTAAGTGCAGAACTCAGAGCCGAACTTTCAGCCCTGGCCCCAAAACAGCCATAA
- the tssC gene encoding type VI secretion system contractile sheath large subunit codes for MLMSVKNENAAGGESVVLERPAAGGVYASLFEKINLNPVSELSALDIWQDAQAMSDATADERLTAGMQVFLECLTKSGSKVEKLDKNLIDHHIAELDYQISRQLDAVMHSEEFQAVESLWCGVKSLVDKTDFRQNVKIELLDMSKEDLRQDFEDSPEIIQSGLYKHTYIDEYDTPGGEPIAALISAYEFDASAQDVALLRNISKVSAAAHMPFIGSAGPKFFLKNSMEEVAAIKDIGNYFDRAEYIKWKSFRDTDDSRYIGLVMPRVLGRLPYGPDTVPVRSFNYMEEVKGPDHDKYLWTNASFAFASNMVRSFINNGWCVQIRGPQAGGAVQDLPIHLYDLGTGNQVKIPSEVMIPETREFEFANLGFIPLSYYKNRDYSCFFSANSTQKPALYDTADATANSRINARLPYIFLLSRIAHYLKLIQRENIGTTKDRRLLELELNTWVRGLVTEMTDPGDELQASHPLRDAKVVVEDIEDNPGFFRVRLFAIPHFQVEGMDVNLSLVSQMPKAKS; via the coding sequence ATGTTGATGTCTGTAAAAAATGAGAATGCCGCGGGTGGCGAAAGCGTGGTGCTGGAACGTCCTGCTGCGGGTGGGGTTTATGCGTCCCTGTTTGAAAAAATCAATCTGAACCCTGTGTCCGAGCTGAGTGCGCTGGATATCTGGCAGGACGCACAGGCGATGTCGGATGCCACTGCGGACGAACGTTTAACAGCGGGCATGCAGGTTTTCCTGGAGTGTCTGACTAAATCGGGCTCAAAAGTTGAAAAGCTGGACAAAAATCTGATTGACCATCATATCGCTGAGCTCGACTACCAGATTAGCCGTCAGCTGGATGCGGTAATGCATAGCGAAGAATTTCAGGCGGTGGAGAGCCTGTGGTGCGGCGTGAAATCGCTGGTCGACAAAACCGATTTCCGTCAGAACGTGAAGATTGAACTGCTGGATATGTCCAAAGAAGATCTGCGTCAGGACTTCGAAGACAGCCCGGAAATCATCCAGAGCGGACTGTATAAACATACATATATCGATGAGTATGACACCCCGGGTGGAGAGCCTATCGCTGCGCTGATTTCTGCCTACGAATTTGATGCGTCTGCACAGGATGTCGCTCTGCTGCGCAACATTTCAAAAGTGTCTGCCGCCGCGCATATGCCGTTTATCGGCTCTGCCGGTCCGAAATTCTTCCTGAAAAACAGCATGGAGGAAGTGGCGGCCATCAAGGATATCGGTAACTACTTTGACCGCGCTGAATACATTAAGTGGAAATCCTTCCGTGATACGGACGATTCCCGCTATATCGGCCTGGTCATGCCGCGCGTGCTGGGTCGCCTGCCGTATGGCCCGGACACTGTGCCGGTTCGTAGCTTCAACTACATGGAAGAAGTCAAAGGCCCGGATCACGACAAATACCTGTGGACCAACGCCTCGTTTGCCTTTGCATCCAACATGGTACGCAGCTTCATCAACAACGGCTGGTGTGTACAAATTCGTGGCCCGCAGGCCGGTGGCGCCGTCCAGGATCTGCCTATTCATCTGTACGATCTGGGCACCGGCAATCAGGTCAAGATCCCGTCTGAAGTGATGATCCCGGAAACCCGCGAGTTTGAGTTCGCCAATCTGGGCTTCATTCCACTGTCCTACTACAAAAATCGCGATTACAGCTGCTTCTTCAGCGCTAACTCCACCCAGAAGCCGGCCCTGTATGACACCGCTGATGCCACGGCCAACAGCCGTATCAATGCCCGTTTGCCGTACATCTTCCTGCTGTCGCGTATTGCGCATTACCTCAAGCTTATCCAGCGCGAAAATATCGGTACCACCAAGGATCGGCGTTTGCTGGAGCTTGAGCTCAATACCTGGGTGCGTGGACTGGTCACTGAAATGACCGATCCGGGCGATGAACTGCAGGCCTCTCACCCGCTGCGTGACGCGAAAGTGGTAGTGGAAGACATCGAAGACAACCCGGGTTTTTTCCGTGTCCGACTGTTTGCTATTCCGCACTTCCAGGTGGAAGGGATGGACGTCAACCTGTCACTGGTTTCCCAGATGCCGAAGGCCAAATCGTAA
- the tssK gene encoding type VI secretion system baseplate subunit TssK → MKIYRPLWEDGAALAPQQFQQQARWSEHVADMVARMGFSYPWGVVAAEFDDAALALSRLNATRLVVRFQDGTLVDTDLADTLPPVCDLSVAAGSDAVDVVIALPLLSASGGNLDNGQDSERPRRWKAERVVVQELAGHESGELAILRHALTLRLSSQENTAYLTCPVARLVRNAQGQWSRDPAFIPPMLSVSASPLLVTELGDLLVRLQARRRRLMAMRRESNERMADFAVADVSLFWLLNALNSAEPVLTELLQTPERHPELLYRELTRLAGSLLTFSLEHDAGDIPAYQHDAPERVFPPLLALLDKLLEASLPSRVVSIHLEHQDQIWKGALHDARLREGADLYLSVRSSMPNHELQTKFPQLCKAGSFDDVSDVVNVALSGMTLKPVSHVPAAIPLRLENQYFSLDLSTEAARAMLEMGSCTFYTPRSLGEVKLELFAVLRT, encoded by the coding sequence ATGAAAATTTACCGCCCACTTTGGGAGGATGGGGCCGCTCTGGCCCCGCAACAGTTCCAGCAGCAGGCGCGATGGAGTGAACACGTTGCCGACATGGTCGCCCGGATGGGGTTTTCTTATCCCTGGGGCGTGGTGGCGGCAGAATTTGATGATGCTGCACTGGCGCTCTCGCGCCTGAACGCCACCCGTCTAGTGGTGCGTTTTCAGGACGGTACTCTTGTAGATACTGACCTGGCTGACACGCTTCCTCCGGTCTGTGATTTGTCTGTTGCCGCCGGCAGTGACGCTGTTGATGTGGTTATCGCACTGCCGTTGCTGAGCGCCAGTGGCGGCAATCTCGATAACGGTCAGGACAGTGAGCGGCCGCGCCGCTGGAAAGCGGAGCGTGTGGTGGTGCAGGAACTGGCCGGGCATGAAAGCGGGGAACTTGCGATCCTGCGTCATGCGCTGACTCTGCGTCTGTCCAGCCAGGAAAACACGGCATACCTGACCTGTCCGGTGGCCCGTCTGGTGCGTAATGCGCAGGGGCAGTGGAGCCGTGACCCGGCTTTTATCCCGCCGATGCTGTCTGTTTCTGCCAGCCCGTTGCTTGTCACCGAACTGGGTGACCTGCTGGTGCGTCTGCAGGCCCGCCGTCGTCGCCTGATGGCCATGCGCCGTGAAAGCAACGAGCGGATGGCCGACTTTGCAGTCGCGGATGTCTCCCTGTTCTGGCTGCTCAATGCCCTGAACAGCGCCGAGCCGGTGCTGACGGAACTGCTGCAGACACCGGAGCGTCACCCGGAACTGCTGTACCGCGAACTGACCCGTCTGGCCGGCAGCCTGCTGACCTTCTCACTGGAGCATGACGCCGGGGACATTCCGGCTTATCAGCACGATGCCCCTGAACGGGTATTCCCGCCGTTGCTGGCACTGCTAGACAAACTACTGGAAGCGAGCCTGCCATCGCGCGTGGTCAGCATTCACCTGGAGCACCAGGATCAGATCTGGAAAGGTGCCCTGCATGATGCGCGCCTGCGCGAAGGGGCGGACCTCTACCTTTCCGTACGCTCCTCCATGCCGAATCATGAGCTTCAGACGAAATTCCCGCAGCTGTGTAAAGCGGGCAGCTTTGATGATGTGTCCGATGTGGTGAATGTGGCCCTGAGCGGGATGACCCTCAAACCTGTCAGTCATGTTCCGGCAGCCATTCCGCTACGTCTTGAGAACCAGTATTTCTCGCTGGATCTGAGTACGGAGGCGGCTCGCGCAATGCTGGAGATGGGCAGTTGCACCTTCTATACCCCGCGCTCACTGGGGGAGGTGAAACTTGAACTCTTTGCGGTGCTGCGCACATGA
- the tssL gene encoding type VI secretion system protein TssL, short form has protein sequence MNTSEMSQIERIFYPGWLMASQLRGGQEVRDGEGLYRRACRLVQEVKAALTEAGYSDISRDHMVYALCALLDESVMNRGTTDDGYLTWRRDPLQAHFFGTLNAGEELWERIRNLLKETAPDAAVLTCMYRTLQLGFVGQYRAQDDERREDIVRALAERVPAFMLAQDAPIVTRASRLRSGRRGYWLTWIVAAVALVVLWFFLSSSLTDLVSQIVRPG, from the coding sequence ATGAATACATCAGAAATGAGTCAAATTGAGCGTATTTTCTACCCGGGCTGGCTGATGGCCAGCCAGCTACGTGGCGGCCAGGAAGTCCGGGACGGGGAAGGGCTTTATCGCCGGGCCTGCCGTCTGGTACAGGAGGTGAAAGCGGCGCTCACTGAGGCAGGTTACAGCGACATCAGCCGTGACCATATGGTGTATGCCCTGTGTGCACTGCTTGATGAGAGCGTGATGAATCGGGGAACCACCGATGATGGTTACCTGACATGGCGCCGGGACCCGCTGCAGGCACACTTCTTTGGCACCCTCAATGCCGGTGAGGAGCTGTGGGAGCGGATCCGCAACCTGCTGAAAGAAACCGCCCCTGACGCCGCCGTTCTGACCTGCATGTACCGGACCCTGCAACTGGGGTTCGTCGGTCAGTATCGCGCCCAGGATGATGAGCGTCGGGAAGATATCGTTCGTGCGCTCGCGGAACGGGTGCCGGCCTTCATGCTGGCACAGGACGCTCCCATTGTTACCCGGGCGTCACGCCTGCGTAGCGGCCGTCGCGGGTACTGGCTGACCTGGATTGTGGCCGCCGTTGCCCTGGTGGTGCTCTGGTTCTTCCTTTCGTCTTCGCTTACTGACCTGGTAAGCCAGATTGTCAGGCCGGGGTAA
- a CDS encoding OmpA family protein, with protein MRDAYRSVLTALGAVLALWLILGFWPLSTDSRVALSLLVVLVSGVMFWRQRRASQAQTTAAREIVDENLPPEDFQGAVILVCGDNAPLFVSGSRHRETRQGWYLWVRDAEQLPILTQHLSLMRPALVSQISVMLAVVPEQHTSGDDFAQSLRGWQRAVVRCRAAFGTLLPLWTVTWVSPPVACAEAQPVWFTRVSQRSGVQVYQPGQGNVSLTEWTRESGSDGRLSRLSQGLWLDSLLAWQSIAVNDLLSVRQGELPVMKPCVQGICMVPVSGIAGNLWQQHMTSVTALPPDAVVTTEPLPLPELLLPALPRRRGVSQRMEFWRYAGFLGGIFLALAMLASWMNNQRLIRNVGDRLALYHQLPGQPVAPKLRAQQRLRADGALLDDWQRRGEPLRYRLGLYQGLRLVPPVDAAVSDWALSPPPPPVIKKITQGPKPLRLDSMSLFDSGKSALKAGSTKMLVNALVGVKAKPGWLIVVSGHTDITGNPKLNQTLSLKRAEAVRDWMRDTGDVPESCFAVQGYGDSRPLATNDTPDGRALNRRVEISLVPQADACLIPGKPSASSQDDDVSQ; from the coding sequence ATGCGGGATGCGTACCGAAGTGTGTTAACTGCCCTGGGTGCCGTGCTGGCGCTGTGGCTCATCCTGGGATTCTGGCCACTGTCCACGGACAGCCGTGTGGCACTCAGCCTGCTGGTTGTTCTGGTGTCCGGGGTGATGTTCTGGCGTCAGCGTCGGGCATCTCAGGCGCAGACGACCGCTGCCCGTGAGATCGTGGATGAAAACCTGCCGCCGGAAGATTTTCAGGGGGCGGTCATCCTCGTTTGTGGCGACAACGCCCCGCTGTTTGTGTCCGGTTCCCGCCACCGGGAAACCCGGCAGGGCTGGTATCTGTGGGTAAGGGATGCAGAACAGTTGCCAATACTGACCCAGCACCTGAGCCTGATGCGCCCGGCCCTGGTGTCGCAAATCTCCGTCATGCTGGCGGTGGTACCTGAACAGCATACCTCAGGCGATGATTTTGCCCAGTCCCTGCGGGGCTGGCAGCGTGCTGTCGTCCGGTGCCGTGCGGCATTTGGCACTCTCCTCCCATTGTGGACAGTTACCTGGGTATCGCCTCCTGTGGCCTGCGCGGAAGCACAGCCTGTCTGGTTTACCAGGGTAAGCCAGCGAAGCGGTGTTCAGGTCTATCAGCCCGGTCAGGGCAATGTGTCACTAACAGAGTGGACCCGGGAGAGTGGATCTGACGGGCGACTTTCCCGACTGAGTCAGGGCCTGTGGCTGGACAGCCTGCTTGCCTGGCAGAGCATCGCGGTGAATGACCTTCTGTCGGTGCGGCAGGGCGAACTGCCGGTGATGAAGCCCTGCGTGCAGGGTATATGCATGGTGCCGGTGAGTGGTATCGCGGGCAATCTCTGGCAACAGCACATGACTTCCGTGACGGCGCTGCCACCGGATGCCGTTGTGACGACAGAACCACTGCCGCTGCCTGAACTGCTGCTGCCGGCGTTACCGCGCCGACGGGGTGTCAGCCAAAGAATGGAGTTCTGGCGTTACGCCGGATTTCTGGGCGGGATTTTCCTGGCACTCGCCATGCTGGCGTCCTGGATGAACAACCAGCGCCTCATTCGTAATGTTGGCGATCGCCTTGCGTTATATCACCAGCTGCCGGGTCAGCCTGTTGCCCCGAAACTGCGGGCGCAGCAGCGCCTGAGGGCCGATGGCGCATTGCTGGACGACTGGCAGCGTCGCGGGGAGCCACTGCGTTATCGCCTGGGTCTGTATCAGGGGCTGCGCCTGGTTCCGCCCGTTGACGCCGCCGTCAGTGACTGGGCACTTTCGCCACCGCCTCCACCGGTCATTAAGAAAATCACTCAGGGTCCGAAACCCCTTCGTCTTGACAGCATGTCGCTGTTCGATTCGGGCAAATCGGCGCTGAAAGCCGGGTCCACCAAAATGCTCGTGAACGCTCTGGTCGGCGTTAAGGCGAAGCCGGGCTGGCTGATTGTCGTGTCCGGCCATACCGATATCACCGGTAACCCGAAACTCAATCAGACGCTGTCCCTGAAACGTGCCGAAGCGGTGCGTGACTGGATGCGTGACACCGGCGACGTGCCGGAAAGCTGTTTTGCGGTGCAGGGCTATGGCGACAGCCGTCCGCTCGCAACCAACGACACCCCGGATGGGCGTGCGCTCAACCGCCGTGTCGAAATCAGTCTGGTACCGCAGGCTGATGCCTGCCTGATACCGGGCAAACCCTCAGCGTCATCGCAGGATGATGACGTATCACAATGA
- the hcp gene encoding type VI secretion system effector Hcp, with amino-acid sequence MAIPVYLWLKDDGGADIKGSVDVQDREGSIEVVAQEHNLYIPTDNNTGKLTGTRIHTPFLFTKEIDSSSPYLYKAVTTGQTLKSAEFRWYKINDAGQEVEYFNTRLENVKVVKVNPEMYDIKDPSKEKHNHLERIELRYEKITWTYKDGNIIHSDSWNERATA; translated from the coding sequence ATGGCAATTCCTGTTTATCTTTGGCTGAAAGACGACGGTGGCGCAGACATCAAGGGTTCTGTTGACGTGCAGGACCGTGAAGGCAGTATCGAAGTGGTGGCTCAGGAGCACAACCTGTACATCCCGACCGATAACAACACCGGCAAGCTGACCGGCACCCGTATCCACACCCCGTTCCTGTTCACCAAGGAAATCGATTCGTCCAGTCCGTACCTGTACAAGGCGGTGACCACCGGTCAGACCCTCAAGTCTGCGGAATTCAGGTGGTACAAAATCAACGACGCGGGCCAGGAAGTGGAGTACTTCAACACCAGACTCGAAAACGTGAAAGTGGTGAAAGTGAATCCTGAAATGTATGACATCAAGGATCCTTCTAAAGAGAAGCACAACCACCTTGAGCGCATTGAACTGCGTTACGAAAAAATCACCTGGACCTACAAAGACGGCAACATCATTCATTCCGATTCCTGGAACGAACGCGCCACCGCGTAA
- the tssH gene encoding type VI secretion system ATPase TssH encodes MENPAILLRRLNPYCARAMEGAASLCQTRAHAEILPEHWLLKLLEQGEGDLTVLARRYEWDMDAIWQDLLGWLDKQPRSVRHRPQLSDAIQTLVQEAWLIASLNSEEQIRSIHLLMALIDKQKLVRCDGLWPLLTLGKSQLERLRPLLDAQSDERPDVQQEAGLAQSHGSEVEFVGRPVGADVKEGELNPALQNALDKFTLDVTAKAKEGRIDPVFGRDTEIRQMVDILSRRRKNNPILVGEPGVGKTALVEGLALRIAEGNVPESLKPVILRTLDLGLLQASAGVKGEFEQRLKNVIDAVQQSPVPVLLFIDEAHTIIGAGNQAGGADAANLLKPALARGELRTIAATTWSEYKQYFERDAALERRFQRVLVDEPDDETACLMLRGLKSRYAEHHNVHITDDAVRAAVMLSRRYLTGRQLPDKAVDLLDTAAARVRMSLDTVPEQIVRLKAQLTALALEKQALLEDIAAGSNRHGDRLGVIEQQRAELDSQIQEHEARFSNEKALAQQLMASRQDISQQAKISGLQQQLEQAQQGDVLVQVDVDTRTVANVIADWTGVPLSSLMKDEQTELLTLENEIGQRVVGQDTSLKAIAQRLRAAKTGLTSENGPQGVFLLVGPSGTGKTETALALVDVLYGGEKSLITINLSEYQEPHTVSQLKGSPPGYVGYGQGGILTEAVRKHPYSVVLLDEVEKAHRDVMNLFYQVFDRGFMRDGEGREIDFRNTVILMTSNLGSDHLMQLLDEQPEATEGDLHELLRPILRDHFQPALLARFQTVIYRPLAEAAMRTIVEMKLAQVSKRLSRHYGLTTKIDESLYDALTTACLLPDTGARNVDSLLNQQILPVLSQQLLTYMAAKQKPQSLTLGWNDEEGIVLEFANV; translated from the coding sequence ATGGAAAACCCGGCAATCCTTCTTCGACGTTTGAACCCTTACTGCGCCCGCGCGATGGAAGGGGCAGCCTCGCTGTGTCAGACCCGCGCACATGCAGAAATTCTGCCTGAGCACTGGCTGCTGAAACTGCTGGAGCAGGGAGAGGGTGACCTGACCGTACTGGCCCGCCGCTACGAGTGGGATATGGACGCCATCTGGCAGGATTTGCTCGGCTGGCTCGATAAGCAGCCGCGCTCGGTACGCCATCGCCCGCAACTGTCTGATGCCATTCAGACCCTGGTGCAGGAGGCCTGGCTGATTGCTTCTCTTAACAGTGAGGAGCAAATCCGCAGCATCCATCTGCTGATGGCGCTGATTGATAAACAGAAACTGGTTCGCTGTGACGGGCTGTGGCCACTGCTGACGCTGGGCAAGAGCCAGCTGGAGCGCCTGCGCCCGTTGCTCGATGCACAGTCGGATGAACGTCCGGACGTGCAGCAGGAAGCCGGACTGGCGCAGAGTCACGGTAGTGAGGTGGAGTTTGTTGGTCGCCCGGTCGGCGCGGATGTGAAGGAAGGCGAACTCAATCCGGCACTGCAGAACGCACTCGACAAATTTACGCTCGACGTCACCGCCAAAGCGAAAGAAGGCAGGATTGACCCGGTCTTTGGTCGCGATACGGAAATCCGCCAGATGGTCGATATCCTCTCGCGTCGTCGTAAAAACAACCCGATTCTGGTGGGTGAACCGGGCGTGGGTAAAACCGCACTGGTGGAAGGCCTGGCGCTACGTATTGCTGAGGGCAACGTCCCGGAATCCCTCAAACCGGTGATCCTGCGCACCCTTGACCTCGGCCTGCTGCAGGCGAGTGCAGGCGTAAAAGGCGAGTTCGAACAGCGTCTGAAAAACGTCATCGATGCGGTTCAGCAGTCGCCGGTGCCTGTTCTGCTGTTTATCGACGAAGCCCACACCATTATTGGTGCCGGTAACCAGGCCGGTGGCGCGGATGCGGCCAATCTGCTGAAACCGGCACTCGCCCGTGGCGAACTGCGCACCATTGCCGCGACAACCTGGTCCGAATACAAACAGTATTTTGAGCGTGATGCCGCGCTGGAGCGCCGCTTCCAGCGGGTATTAGTCGACGAGCCGGACGACGAGACCGCCTGCCTGATGCTGCGTGGCCTGAAATCCCGTTACGCCGAACATCACAACGTGCATATCACCGATGACGCGGTGCGTGCCGCAGTCATGCTTTCCCGCCGTTACCTGACCGGCCGTCAGCTGCCGGACAAGGCGGTTGATCTGCTGGATACAGCCGCCGCGCGCGTCCGAATGAGCCTCGATACGGTGCCAGAACAAATTGTGCGCCTGAAAGCACAGCTGACCGCTCTGGCGCTGGAAAAGCAGGCGCTGCTGGAAGATATTGCCGCCGGCAGCAACCGTCATGGTGACCGCCTGGGTGTTATTGAGCAGCAGCGGGCTGAACTGGACTCGCAAATTCAGGAGCACGAAGCGCGCTTCAGCAATGAAAAGGCGCTGGCACAGCAGCTGATGGCCAGCCGTCAGGACATCAGCCAGCAGGCTAAAATTTCCGGCCTGCAACAGCAGCTGGAGCAGGCGCAGCAGGGCGATGTGCTGGTTCAGGTGGATGTGGACACCCGCACGGTCGCCAATGTGATTGCCGACTGGACCGGCGTACCGCTGTCTTCTCTGATGAAAGACGAGCAGACCGAACTGCTGACGCTTGAAAATGAAATCGGCCAGCGTGTTGTCGGTCAGGATACTTCCCTCAAGGCTATCGCTCAGCGCCTGCGCGCCGCGAAGACCGGTCTGACGTCAGAGAACGGCCCGCAGGGCGTGTTCCTGCTGGTCGGCCCGAGCGGCACAGGTAAAACGGAAACCGCGCTGGCGCTGGTGGATGTGCTGTACGGCGGTGAAAAATCGCTGATTACCATTAACCTGTCCGAGTACCAGGAGCCGCACACGGTATCGCAGTTGAAAGGCTCTCCTCCGGGTTACGTGGGTTATGGCCAGGGCGGCATTCTCACTGAGGCGGTGCGTAAGCATCCGTACAGCGTGGTGCTGCTCGATGAAGTGGAAAAGGCGCACCGCGACGTGATGAACCTGTTCTATCAGGTGTTTGATCGCGGCTTTATGCGCGACGGCGAAGGGCGTGAAATCGACTTCCGTAATACCGTCATCCTGATGACCTCCAACCTCGGCAGCGATCACCTGATGCAGTTGCTCGATGAGCAGCCGGAAGCTACTGAAGGCGACCTGCACGAACTCCTGCGCCCGATACTGCGCGACCACTTCCAGCCGGCGCTGCTGGCCCGTTTCCAGACCGTGATTTACCGCCCACTGGCGGAAGCGGCGATGCGTACCATCGTCGAAATGAAGCTCGCCCAGGTGAGCAAGCGGCTGAGCCGACACTACGGTTTGACCACCAAAATTGACGAAAGCCTGTATGACGCGCTGACCACCGCCTGCCTGCTGCCGGACACCGGCGCGCGTAATGTCGACAGTCTGCTCAACCAGCAAATCCTGCCGGTGCTGAGTCAGCAGTTGCTGACCTATATGGCGGCGAAGCAAAAGCCGCAGTCTCTGACGCTGGGATGGAATGATGAAGAAGGGATTGTGCTGGAGTTTGCCAATGTCTGA
- a CDS encoding type IV secretion protein Rhs: MSEEAQDQFNIKEGGIRLLTPGEIKLAQSVFLSTIDYSKVWIHRVSYLPFNLQDKNTAMTPNGEIYFRDLYFDDFSQTTDSFQHLFIHEMSHVWQCEKGMKVIFRGLVSWMVSYRYTLDGRLLSEYPMEQQAQIIADNFVLQIFGYEIWSHLENKRYPDITLDGDTSESVICEGYKNVLRGFPW; encoded by the coding sequence ATGTCTGAAGAAGCTCAGGATCAATTCAATATAAAAGAAGGTGGTATCAGACTACTCACTCCTGGTGAGATAAAGTTGGCTCAATCTGTTTTTCTATCCACTATTGATTATTCGAAAGTATGGATACACAGAGTGAGTTATCTTCCTTTCAATTTACAGGATAAGAATACGGCGATGACCCCAAATGGGGAGATCTATTTTCGTGATCTATATTTTGATGATTTTTCACAGACAACCGACAGTTTTCAGCATCTGTTCATCCATGAAATGAGTCATGTCTGGCAGTGTGAAAAAGGAATGAAAGTGATCTTCAGAGGACTGGTGAGCTGGATGGTGAGTTACCGTTATACCCTTGATGGTCGTCTCTTAAGCGAATATCCGATGGAGCAGCAGGCGCAGATTATTGCAGATAATTTTGTTTTACAGATATTTGGGTATGAGATCTGGAGTCACCTTGAAAATAAAAGATATCCCGATATTACGCTCGATGGGGATACTTCTGAGTCGGTGATATGTGAGGGATATAAAAATGTTTTGAGGGGTTTTCCATGGTGA